The sequence CACTACACCACAGAATGCAGATGCCGTGTGATCTTTACAGGAGCACCATGATGTCCCAAGCGATGCCAGACATGAAGCTCATCAGATTGTAACGTCCCAACCGACTTATTCTGGTACTAAGGGGTGGGCTGCTGGGCCACAAGGTGCTCCTTTAAAGAAGGCTCTTCCTATTGCTCAAAACTGAACGTCCTGATTGGCTAAAATCTCAAATCTAGTCTATAAAATTACGAGCTGCCTGAACAGTGGGTGGCAAAATAATCTGATGCTTAATGAGCATATAGAACACTTCTAAAAAACACTGCTTTTTAAGTAttctataaatacattaaatggcAAAAGGTATGCATAACAGTAATTTAGAGGTCTAGTATCAAATCAAAAGCATCAATAGTGTTCAAAGACAATCTGCACTATTATGCATAAAAATACAGttgcaaatacttttttgccaatTTTACCTTCTACATGACCCCTTCACCGTCCATGCTCATCGGCTCACCAATGGCATACACAAAGCACTCCTCCTTAGGGGTGGGAACTACCTCAGGACCTGAATTTATGAGCTATGATTGGCTGCTGGCAGCATCTTCAGCACTGTGTGTGAAAATGAAGGCAGGAGTTTTGAAACTTTCTTTGGATGCACAGATTAGCAGGACTTTAAAAACAGAGGCAGCACATGTCAGGAAGTTTAAACAGAGAAACTGATCTGGTGAAGCAgcttaaagggaaataaaacgatgcaaaaatatatactgcttACCGGCAAACAATACAGAATTTGAATGCAAGTGTCAGCTACGTGAATAAAATTCAGTCTGTACAGTACTATGGTTCCTATACAAGAACATTACATGACAACATAAGCCAACAAGAAGGCTGCAAAATACATGCTAACCCTGTAATGTAAACGAGAAGACATTTCTACTAGgaaaaaatgcagcatttatgGACAGAAGAAAGCTTTAGAACGTGCCCAATAAATTCACGTATATTCCATTTcagtaagaaagaaaaatacatatttggtgcAGCAAACCTGTGTCATACACAACCATAAAAACAGGGAAAATCTGGCATTTACATTTATAGGCTACTTTCTTAGGTTGTGCTTACCTGGTGCTTTTTTGTAGCAGAAACTACCTTGAAGGCACAGAAATATCAGTATTTCACTTTGTAAAAACTAACACTATTTTATGGTTCAAATTAATTACATTGACAGCctccaaaagtaaaaaaagtctGGAAACCAGGTAAAGGTTAGTGCACATTTAACCAAAGGTAAGGTCATGCAAATGTCTCCTGCCCGTTTTATATCTCACTGACTTAGGCTGCAGGGAAAGAGTCAATGGATGTCTCAgctttcatgaaaaaaataaggaaaaacagTCTAAGTAAACGTGACCAAAGTTAATGTCGTTATGTAACAAAACTGCAAGTTATCAAAGCAAAAAGCTATCACGTCAAATGCATCTAGACCTCAGGTTCATATCAATACAACGTATATGCATTGGCGGAATAAAAATGGCCACAACTCGACTAAATATTGAATATACTTACctacaaaaacataaatagcCATATAAGCTAGCCAAATTCAGAGTGATAAAAGCACCACACAACAAGTCATGACAGAACATTTTGCAGTTTGCCCATTTGTTGAGGTACTTACAGTGCAATGCTCAGTGAAGGGAGACAAATTTAGGACGCACACCTACAGATCTACTCCTAAACTGGCTCGACCAAATTTGCCCTTCAACAGACAACTGCAAGACTGCTCGTGACCGTGATCTGACAGAACAGAAGCATTCGTCAACCGGCAGATATGCAAAAAGCAAGACAGTGGATAAAGGCAAATCTTGACACGGACATTTAATTTAGATAAAAAATATCGATAAAACGTTTATTTGCAAATGGTGCTTTTCAAACGTAATCAACGGAAAATATAACTACAGAGGgtcagtatatacatataactaGAATGCATTTAACAGTCATATGATTTTATAATCTGGCTTTATGgcagagaagaaaaacaaaacaagtacACTTATGTTGCCTATCCCATACGGAATAAATGAAATGCACAGACTGACTAAACGCTTATATTTAAGCAAGAAAAGCAAACAATTTCATATAAAACTGCTGGAAGACTGAAGCGTGTCTATCAGCAGTGCTCTGTACAGATTGGAGAAAAGGTCATGGGTTTGGTAAAATGCAATGATGTTTACTATGCATTAATAACTGGTGACACTGCCTGTCATACAATAACACGGTAACCCACAGGAACCACAACATTACGagtagaggaaaataaaaaggggaGATGCACATCAAAATTTATAAGTTGCTGCCATGTACGTTTCttgaaagaattaaaaaatgttttccctttGAATACTCACATACCCAACTTACCGACACAGGAggtttcatattatttattgtaaagcaCAAAACAGGCATTTTAAAAGTGATAAAGTATACATTGAAAAAAGTACATTTGTATCACAAAGCTTTGACCACATAATAGTTGCAAATACATTTGCTGGAATGTGTACATCTAcactaattactaaaaacaaaCCGATTCATTTCTACACAGAAATATAGCCTCCTATGAGTCAGTAGTGAtagttttgtacattttttcaaaaacaaaaaacagttttaaaccaaaacaaaaattaagatCTTCATCAAGGCGTCTGCATCCAAACATTTAACAAAGGTTTTCCCCAACACAATGAAGCAAATACTGTACTGTCCACTTCGCATTATTGACCCTGTGCAGAAGAAATACATAAGAGATATACAAAGAGTTACGAGAAAATCCGTTTCAAATAAAGTACCCATCTCAGGAGACCCTAAGGAAAGATTGGTTAAATGCCGATTGCTTCTCGCACGTTTTCAATTGCCCTGGAGGTGGAAAGTTTTTGTACACGTACAGTGAAAAACAGTGTGCGGTACTGCAAGTGTTTACAGGTTCTTGTAAGGATGAAAAACTCCCATAAATATCCAAGAAAGCATCAGATTTAAAAGATCATACCTGTGGCGCTGGAGGGTGCTGTGGCATCGTCTGTGGACTGGTCTGAGCATAGTATGCTGCTTGTTGCCTGTAATACTCTGCCCAGGCTGCACTGTAATCTGGCTGACCAGCAGGGGGAGCAGCAGCACCAGGAGCTGGAACAGCTtgacctaaaaaaaaagttatcaatATTGTCAACGGCCAAACATAACCACTGGACAAAGCCTAAGGAATGGGCCTAATATATACCCAGGAGACAAAGATTTCACCAAAGTGTAAGCCTTTTATCAGACTgaccaagaaacaaaaacactgtATCGGTGAAAACCAGTTCTGAGCCATTAGCCGACATCCTGGCAAGAGCCTCAGACAGACTGTACAGGGCTggatttattgaaataaattcaTTATAGAAGTGGACTAGGAAACGAGACTACCTCAGCCAATCAAGAACTTTGCCATACTGTATAAAGTATTTCAAATCTCCTTAACATGATTATTCTAGAAAGTGAATTTTCAGAAGTCTAACAAATAAATTACCCATGAAAAAAGTAGAACAGAAACCAACTTACCTTGTTTTTTATAGTATTCTTCCCATGCTTTTGAGTAGTCCTGCTGTGGCCCTTGTTGACCTAAAGAAAAGCAGTTTAGTTACTGACCTTTAAAAGTGGCTTTTATAATGGATTATACCCAAGGTTGCCCTCCCCCTTAGGTCAATATTTGTATACTCAATTGTGATCCATTGCATTAAGTGCACAGGGCACAGTACAATGGCACACAGCGAGCCAAATGGTTATATTCTGCCATCAAATGCGGTTTCTAAACTGGGATAATGTGTGCTTTGCCTTGGCCACAAAAACAGATCAAAGTGAATGATTGTGACTTACCCATTTTCTTGTAATACTCCTCCCATGCCTTTGTATAATCAACTTGCCCAGCCTGTGGTGCAGCTGGTGGCTCAGCtagatagaaaataaaaattgtcgATATAGCTCAGAAAGAACACAAGTACTTAATAAAAAGGATGTAACTCCTGTAAGGTCTGGGCCAAGAACTGAATGTTATGCTACAGTATAAACCCAACTTATGGGTGAAGTGTGGTGCCAGCATCCAAATACTTTCACTCCAACTCAAAAGCTGATTTGACTATGTCCCGTTAATGGATATCCTTGTAATTAAGGAGTTTGCTACCTTGCCCATTAGTCTGAGTTGTGCTGGGTCCAGCAGAGGGCGCTGCAGGTGGCTGGGGTGCTTGCTGCTGATAATAGTGTGCATAGTAAGCTGCCCATGCTGCAGAGTTGGGGTCTGTTCCTGCTTTACCTAGGAAATCAAATACACTGTAAGCTACAGGAAAGATAGCCAAAACCACCTCCACCCGCTATCTTCTATATCTAATATCTACAGAATCTGGATTTTCAGGGAACACATGATTATGATGCTATTCATATGGACCCCTGTGGCCATGTTACTGTCACATGTGCAATATTCAGTGTTTAGCCCTAACCTTTAGAACCAGATACAGACAGCAATGAACAATAAGCAGCGAGAATGACATGCACCATCACTGATCTGAAGCAGCTTAATATTTAGGCTTTACTTTTCAAGGGGGAAAACTAAACCAAAGTCTATAGCCATAAAAGCAGGACGTAAAAACCCAGGTAACTTCATACAGGAAGCATAACATTCGCTGTCTTACATGATGAACCGTTCACAGGGTAACCAAAATTTGTGTGATGCTTTTAACAAGACCATATCTTGCCAAATAAGTTTGCAATGCCACCCAACTGACCTCCAGACACATTAAAAACCCCAACTACACCACTTACTATTTATGTGAATTAACTCTAAAGCATTCAGCCGGTCGTGTTATCTGTTGCCTTACTTAAAATAGATGTTATCACTAGGTTTGACCTTCAGAGTAGTTGACACTAAAGCTGGTCCCTCCCCATCTCCAGACAAACAACGCATTGCTGGATTATCTGGAATCCGCTACAAGTCAGTAACACTACTGAAGAGGCGCTTACTTGGGTCTggctgtgctggctgctgcCAGTGAGGATACGTGTTCCCCCATCCTTGAGGAGCATATGGAGCAGGAGGACCACTAAAACAAGAGAAAGATGTAAGTATGCATACTACTGAAAGTAGATTCAGCAAAACAGACTAGAAAATAAACCTCTTGGCATTTGAGATATGGAACACTAAGCGGAGGGTTGTTTGTGCAAGAAAGGTACAGAAGTGTAGGGGAAGTCACCAGGAAGTGCTAAGTGTAGTTTTACCATCAGTGATGTATGGATgaacacaatgaaaaaaaaaatctgaaactgACCTACCAAAAGCCTTACATTTGCCACTCAGATTAACCCAGAACATTAAAACCCTGCAGTAACAGCCCACAGTTCCTTCTGAATAAACTTACTGGGGAGAAGGTCCAGGAGGCCCTGCACTGTAAGGTGGTGGATTGTAGGGTCCCATAGGCGTGCCAGGTCCAGGCGCACCAGGAGGTCCATGAGGTCCCGGTACACCAGGAGGACCGTGAGGAACAGGAGGACCAACAGGATTCACTGGACCCTGGAGAGCGACATGTATGTTAAACATTTACAGAAGCTCACTTTTACACAGAGTAAGATAAgtgaaaatatacatatatacgagAGTACTTACGCCTATCTTCTCCTCAATCAACCCCCTGGCATAGTCTATCTGCTGTGGAGACCCTCTGACAGTAAATAATTTCATGTTGGGGTCAGAGTTTGGTGGTGGGTTTCTCTGCAGCTCTATCCTAGCTCCAGACTGCTgactgatattttttattgtttcaccacctaaaaaatgaaaattaaaacattcacaatttacatttttctgcccAGCTTTGCGGAATCACAGAAGGCATGCTTATAAACATCTCCTAGGAATAGGGAATGTTACCTTTTCCGATAATAAGTCCAGTCTTCACAGTAGGAACAACAAAGTTAAATTCCTGCAAACCACCTGGAGGACCCATATTCCAGTTTCCTTGTCCCCTTCCTCTACCTCTGCCACCAGGTCCTGGACCTCCATGATTTCCAGACTGTGGATGCAGAAAGCCTCGTCAGCAAAGAACCACAAACACCACAATTAAAATCCTTATCTGATATATACCTACAACTTTACTGACCTGAACACTGCGAAGCAAGTCTGTGATAATCTCTGCAGCGTGCTGACATCTGTCTGGAGGACCACTAATCTGTGCTATTCTTTCTGGAGCAGAGCCATCATCTGTTAGGGGAAAGTACAGTTTATTAGTTACAAGCAGGAAAATTCAATGGAAATGCTGTCATTGAGTATACATTATGGTATCTcccctttgaatatatgaacAGTTTAATCAGAATGCCTCATGCATCTGTACTATTCCCCTTCCAATAGCTACTTGGCATACCTGGTTTAAACTGTATTCTAACGCCTGCATCATTCTGGATTTTCTTGATCATTTCACCATTTCTGCCTATCACGATTCCAACAGCAAATCGTGGTATTGGGACCTGttatgaggaaaaaaaactgaGCATTAATATAACCGTATAGCATTCCAACGAAGTCATTCTGTGTCGCATGAGAAAACAGTTTAATACACGAAGGTACACCGGTTAACCATACTTACATCTATCCCTTCGTTTCCGCCTACTCTTGATCCATACTCATTCCGAGAATCTCTGAAACCTCCTCCTTCTCCATGAATAAGTTCTAGTACCATTTCTTTTGCTTGCTATAttagaataaaattaaaaaaagatgaaaaatagtGTTCTTTGGTGTAGCGAGTCCTCGGGTATTTGCTGCAGATAAACTTAACACTCAAATGAAGGGCTTACCTGCACTTTGTAGGGATCCCCAGTGATTCGTAGAGGTTTGTCTGTTCCTGTGTTCTGGGGACCATCCTGTATCATAACCATTTTAACTCCTGCCCTCTCCTAAACACACATATTGACATTAGTGAAATGATGACAGTGACTTACAAGAGGTACACAGGGgggggaaaaaactccagaCCAGTCCTACCTGCAGCTGTTTAATGGTTTCGCCTCCTTTACCGATTACCAGACCAGCTTTACTGGCTGGGATCATGATTTCCTGAACTGCGTTTCCAGAGCCGTCTCCATGATGGAAGCCAGGAGTGGGCCTTCCTTTCTCTACTATCTGTTCCAACAATCGCGTTGCAGCCCTATTTATACAAATTAAGGCTTATTAGCAATCAGTTAACACATCGAGATAAACAGTCATACGTGGCACACAGAAACACTTACTGAACGGAATCGGGACTGCCAGTTAGCATACATGATCTTTCTGGCAAACCACCGCTATCtgaaagcaaaagaaaagaatTTCAGTTGTACTCGAGCTATAAAATGACAATAAATGCTCCATCAATGCAGCAGATTGAAAGGCTTACCAGGGGCAATCTGAATTTTGCAGCCAGATTCCTGCTGAATACGTGATATCTGCTCACCTCCTCTGCCAATGACTGGGaaggaaataaaatgtcagaCTACGTCACGTGACCTGGATAACTATTTATTTCCTAGGGACAAACATGATACTTACTGAATCCCACCATTCCATCAGGCACCTTGTACTCTTCTGTAACAACAGCCCTATAAAAGACATTGAGGTCAGTTGAAATGCATTTGCTACGTTGTTGCACGTAACGCATAACCTTAACACACAAAATGGCCGAGAAACcactaaagattttttttaactcacctCTGCTGCTGATGCATTGCCGGCATCGGTGGAGGAAAAgcttgtggggggaaaaagaaagGCGGTTAGCTTTTTGGTTCTGTACGGGCGAAGCTATTCGTTTGTGTACAGCAAAATTAAGACACTTACAATCATTTGTAGGGGCAACCTTCTTAGCCTCTGGTTGATCTAGAAAGAAAATTTTTCACTTAGAAAAACCAGCAGGAATGTTtagaacatttttacattacagCCTGGTGGAACTAGTGTGCTTCTCTATGACTTTGTGCTGCATTTTAGCTGCTTTATTATACAGATTTTACATCTAGGCTAACATGGGAGGGAAAATCTGCAAGAACCAAGAAAATCTCTACACACCACTCTAGGCCAAGGGACGGATACTAGCATGTGCAAAACACTACAAAGGGCAGCAACTGCTAATAAAGCGTTGAGATTTGGACCAGATGTACCCGGTTAGCACAAACCCGAGCGCCTTGTGGCAAAAAACTCACCTCCGTCATCAAGTGGCCTCTTTTGTCCCGCGAATCCGTAGTCGTTTGAGTTCACAGCAGCTCCCGGCTCCCCTCCGATTTTAGCAGCGATCTACAGAGGCAAACGGGCAAACTTAATAAAACTGCGTGAACCGGATCAAGCCCATAGTTGGGCTTCAGGAGCAGAACGGCTAATAATTAGCAAATAGGCAGAGAACTAAAACAAATGCCTCACAAACCCCCTCAGCATGTAAGGTCGTGTAAGGCTTGCGGGGACCCGCGCTTATCTGGATGAATTAgacgggggaggaaagaggctGGAGGCCTACCAGAGAAGCGGGACACTTGTGTGAATTTTAAGCTTCCACGAGACACGTAATATTCCGCGCGAACTGCAAAAAGAGCCTACCCGAGAGAGCGGCCCTCTCCGGTGCGATAAAGTCAGAGACTTATACCACGGGTGAGAGTCTCACAGCCACGATAATCCCGGCCTACACGGATCCAACACCCACCCTCTGGCGGCTCACAACGCGAGCCCAAGAACACGAAAAGCTCCCACCCCCTCACTCACCTGTCGGGCCCGCTGCAAAGCATCTTTGAAGGCATCGTTGACCCCGGCGCCGGAGTTACCCGAGCTCGGAGGTGGAACTGTGGAATAATCAGCCATGTCAGAAGTGCTCGCAGCCTGCAGCGTGTGTGAGAGGACACAAAATGGCGCcgagagacctctgaggtgtCTCCGCCTTAGTCTCGCGAGAACCAAATTCCCCGGTCACGCCCACATCCCCCCGCCACAACCACAGTTTGGTCACGCCTACTTCCTGCAAGTCCCACAGCTCTGTCCTACCGCGGGAGGTCAGACCGGCGCGTGCTCTGTGAGAGCCGTCCCCTCATTGGCTGGCCGGCTCGCTGAGGCGTTCCCGCTCTTTCCTTGTATTCCCGCCACTCTTCTGTtcgaggaagggagggaggtaTTTTGGGCGTAGCAGCCTGGCGAGTCGCTCAGGGGAGAGTGTTCTCAGCACTCTCAGCCAACCAATATTATGAGGCCAAGTATATATGAGCGTCTAATAAGCAGGACCCCAATAACCTGCTGCGAGGGTAAAACTCACACTATAGCTTGTTGTGTTGGAGAGACCCCTGCAGCGTACTATGAGGGGAAGGCCTCTATAGTCTTCTGTATAGGAGAGACCCCTATTGCCTGCCGTGCGGGGAGACCAACTCTGCTCGGTGTATTTCCATTGCTGCTCTGGGGCCTGCTGGTATAGATCCTATAGTGGTGGCCCTTTCCACATTGAACTGTCCCTATGATGACATGCAGGGCGCATGAGCTGTGGGGGTGCAGGAGAGCTATCTGTGTGTTTGGGGCTCTTGCGTCCGTGTTCTATGCGTGTAACACGTGTTCATGGTGTGTATTGTCGCTACTACATCCTGTAttcaaaatactaaaataaatgcaaatatctAAAAGGCTTAGCTGCCAAGACTCACAAGTTTTGCAGAGCAGTCCCAACATGTAGGCATACATGCTATCAGGAAGTGCGGCAGCTTAGTGTGCAAAATGTCTTAATCAAGCATGTTACGTGCGCGTAACGGTATAGGGGCAGCGCACCTGGTGATGTTATGATACAGATCATGTAATAGGGGGGCTGCGCGCGACCACGCAAACATCACCATAGCAATCCCTGTATTAGTCCAATCAAGTACATTCCAGAGGTTGCTATGGCATTAAGACCACTTTCCAAGACGTGCCACGGTCACCTCCTTTCCGTTTGGGGTAGGCAGCCCCTTTTCTCTCCAGCCGACGCTAATGCCGGCCGCTAACCAAACATTGTGGGAATTGTAGTGGCAAAGTAGCTTTAAAAGGGCATCATAAAGAGATATGACCCAAAAGAAGCCTAAATAAAGTTTCGTCGATGATACCCCAGCTGGTGGCATGTAGGGCATTGATTAACGCCCAACTGATGCCCTATTAACTAGCTGTTATTGCAGCAGGTCAGTAAAGCCTTTGGCCCGACGGTCAAAGAATggttaaaatacacatttttggaGGAAGTAACCCTTTGTCTGGCAGGTTAACCCCCGCTGTTTGTTGGCATTTGGGAACCCCGGGTGAGCGCTTTGCACGCCTATTGTTTTGGGCTTATATATGTAAAGTGCGGCGTACAGACGGCCCCTGAGGGCAGGGAGCGTTTGTTGATTAATATGAATATTCTCTGCACCCCGTGGAGTTACGAAAGAGACCAACAAGAGAACCCAAAACATGGCATTCTATGCAAACTGCTGCAAATAACATCACCCATAACAAGAAAACTAACGGGGAGGAATACTTTACAttacatgacatttatttatatggcgccagcagactccgtagcgctgttacaatcagtgggatCATTTAAAAtcgcacacattttttttaagccatttaATTTTCAGACAATTGATGCAAccaatattttgcattttgtgaGTCGTTCCCTAATATAATAAAAGCAGAGTCCCTGCAGCCGGTCGCGGCGCCCTGCAGAGTATTTctgtgagagacgctctgcagagtatttctgagagagacgctctgcagagtgtttctgagagagacgctctgcagagtatttctgtgagagacgctctgcagagtatttctgtgagagacgctctgcagagtatttctgaGAGAGACGCTGTGCAGAGTATTTCTGAGAGAGACGctctgcagagtatttctgtgagagacgctctgcagagtatttctgagagagacgctctgcagagtatttctgaGAGAGACGCTGTGCAGAGTATTTCTGAGAGAGACGctctgcagagtatttctgtGAGAGACGCTGTGCAGAGTATTTCTGAGAGAGACGCTGTGCAGAGTATTTCTGAGAGAGACGCTGTGCAGAGTATTTCTGAGAGAGAcgctctgcagagtgtttctgagagagacgctctgcagagtatttctgaGAGAGACGCTGTGCAGAGTATTTCTGAGAGAGACGCTGTGCAGAGTATTTCTGTGAGAGACGCTGTGCAGAGTATTTctgtgagagacgctctgcagagtatttctgaGAGAGACGCTGTGCAGAGTATTTCTGAGAGAGACGctctgcagagtatttctgagagagacgctctgcagagtatttctgaGAGAGACGCTGTGCAGAGTATTTCTGAGAGAGACGctctgcagagtatttctgaGAGAGACGCTGTGCAGAGTATTTCTGAGAGAGACGCTGTGCAGAGTATTTctgtgagagacgctctgcagagtatttctgaGAGAGACCCTGTGCAGAGTATTTctgtgagagacgctctgcagagtatttctgtGAGAGACGCTGTGCAGAGTGTTTCTGTGAGAGACGCTGTGCAGAGTATTTctgtgagagacgctctgcagagtatttctgtGAGAGACGCTGTGCAGAGTATTTCTGAGAGAGACGCTGTGCAGAGTATTTctgtgagagacgctctgcagagtatttctgtGAGAGACGCTGTGCAGAGTATTTCTGTGAGAGACGCTGTGC is a genomic window of Spea bombifrons isolate aSpeBom1 chromosome 6, aSpeBom1.2.pri, whole genome shotgun sequence containing:
- the FUBP1 gene encoding far upstream element-binding protein 1 isoform X2; translated protein: MADYSTVPPPSSGNSGAGVNDAFKDALQRARQIAAKIGGEPGAAVNSNDYGFAGQKRPLDDGDQPEAKKVAPTNDSFPPPMPAMHQQQRAVVTEEYKVPDGMVGFIIGRGGEQISRIQQESGCKIQIAPDSGGLPERSCMLTGSPDSVQAATRLLEQIVEKGRPTPGFHHGDGSGNAVQEIMIPASKAGLVIGKGGETIKQLQERAGVKMVMIQDGPQNTGTDKPLRITGDPYKVQQAKEMVLELIHGEGGGFRDSRNEYGSRVGGNEGIDVPIPRFAVGIVIGRNGEMIKKIQNDAGVRIQFKPDDGSAPERIAQISGPPDRCQHAAEIITDLLRSVQSGNHGGPGPGGRGRGRGQGNWNMGPPGGLQEFNFVVPTVKTGLIIGKGGETIKNISQQSGARIELQRNPPPNSDPNMKLFTVRGSPQQIDYARGLIEEKIGGPVNPVGPPVPHGPPGVPGPHGPPGAPGPGTPMGPYNPPPYSAGPPGPSPHGPPAPYAPQGWGNTYPHWQQPAQPDPTEPPAAPQAGQVDYTKAWEEYYKKMGQQGPQQDYSKAWEEYYKKQGQAVPAPGAAAPPAGQPDYSAAWAEYYRQQAAYYAQTSPQTMPQHPPAPQGQ
- the FUBP1 gene encoding far upstream element-binding protein 1 isoform X1, whose product is MADYSTVPPPSSGNSGAGVNDAFKDALQRARQIAAKIGGEPGAAVNSNDYGFAGQKRPLDDGDQPEAKKVAPTNDSFPPPMPAMHQQQRAVVTEEYKVPDGMVGFIIGRGGEQISRIQQESGCKIQIAPDSGGLPERSCMLTGSPDSVQAATRLLEQIVEKGRPTPGFHHGDGSGNAVQEIMIPASKAGLVIGKGGETIKQLQERAGVKMVMIQDGPQNTGTDKPLRITGDPYKVQQAKEMVLELIHGEGGGFRDSRNEYGSRVGGNEGIDVPIPRFAVGIVIGRNGEMIKKIQNDAGVRIQFKPDDGSAPERIAQISGPPDRCQHAAEIITDLLRSVQSGNHGGPGPGGRGRGRGQGNWNMGPPGGLQEFNFVVPTVKTGLIIGKGGETIKNISQQSGARIELQRNPPPNSDPNMKLFTVRGSPQQIDYARGLIEEKIGGPVNPVGPPVPHGPPGVPGPHGPPGAPGPGTPMGPYNPPPYSAGPPGPSPHGPPAPYAPQGWGNTYPHWQQPAQPDPSKAGTDPNSAAWAAYYAHYYQQQAPQPPAAPSAGPSTTQTNGQAEPPAAPQAGQVDYTKAWEEYYKKMGQQGPQQDYSKAWEEYYKKQGQAVPAPGAAAPPAGQPDYSAAWAEYYRQQAAYYAQTSPQTMPQHPPAPQGQ